Proteins found in one Hoplias malabaricus isolate fHopMal1 chromosome 17, fHopMal1.hap1, whole genome shotgun sequence genomic segment:
- the LOC136673951 gene encoding integral membrane protein 2A-like, with product MVKIAFNSALAQKALGKDALVSEKDPETGSVYSNESSTGRCLLTLLGLAFILSGLIVGGACIYRYFTPKKLYHGSMQFTEMDSADMPMDVEREPYYLPRIDEDVEIHDNVAIINVPAPRFGDGDPAYILHDFKRKQTAYLDLTLRTCFVIPLNTSVVMPPEDIIYLFMQLMSGPYQTYLVHEDLVVTERIDDLTSLGYYIYNLCEGKATYKMQRRSEIMGIQKRSVEECFKIRHFENRFVTETKICRA from the exons ATGGTGAAGATAGCGTTTAATTCTGCTCTGGCGCAGAAGGCTCTGGGGAAAGACGCGCTGGTCTCCGAGAAG gATCCAGAGACTGGTTCAGTGTACAGCAATGAGAGCTCCACAGGCCGCTGTCTGCTCACTCTACTAGGTCTTGCCTTCATCTTGTCAGGCCTCATCGTCGGAGGTGCCTGTATTTACCGCTATTTCACCCCGAAG AAACTGTACCATGGTTCCATGCAATTCACCGAAATGGACAGTGCCGATATGCCCATGGATGTGGAGCGGGAGCCTTACTACCTGCCTCGTATTGATGAGGACGTGGAGATCCACGACAACGTAGCCATCATTAATGTTCCTGCCCCTCGCTTTGGGGATGGGGACCCAGCTTACATTCTCCATGACTTTAAGAGG AAGCAGACTGCTTACCTAGATCTGACCCTGAGGACGTGTTTTGTGATCCCTCTCAACACCTCAGTTGTGATGCCCCCTGAAGACATTATTTATCTGTTTATGCAGCTCATG TCTGGACCTTACCAGACTTACTTGGTTCATGAGGATCTGGTGGTGACTGAACGCATTGATGACCTCACCTCTCTGGGTTATTACATTTACAATCTGTGTGAGGGCAAAGCCACCTACAAGATGCAGCGTCGCAGTGAGATTATGG GCATTCAGAAGCGCTCTGTGGAGGAGTGCTTCAAAATTCGCCACTTTGAGAACAGGTTTGTTACTGAAACCAAGATCTGCCGAGCCTGA